The proteins below come from a single Serratia ficaria genomic window:
- a CDS encoding malate:quinone oxidoreductase produces the protein MRKLLVMIFCLNLFGVSQQAAAAENKTVDVVLIGGGIMSATLGTYLHELEPTWTIDMYERMNGVAEESSNGWNNAGTGHSAFSEMNYTPEKADGSIDISKAVVVNESFEISRQFWSYQVKNDVLKDPKSFINSVPHMSFVWGDDNVDFLRKRYAALQHSTLFRGMEYSEDANQIKQWAPLVMNGRDPAQKIAATRMPLGTDVNFGVITHQLVDALTKSDKFKLNLSHEVRDIKRNADNTWSVTVADLNRDGKETTVNAKFVFIGAGGASLTLLQKSGIPEADGYGGFPVGGQFLVTTNPEVANQHLAKVYGLASVGSPPMSVPHLDTRMLDGKRVLLFGPFATFSSKFLKNGSLFDLLHSLSTSNLMPMTHVGLDNFDLVKYLVGQLMMNDDDRFAALQEYFPQAKKEDWKLWTAGQRVQIIKKDADKGGVLQFGTEVVSSEDGSIAALLGASPGASTAAPIMLHLMEKVFKDKVATPEWQSKLKEIIPSYGQKLNGDIEMTNKIRGYTSSVLGLNYIEVKPETH, from the coding sequence ATGAGAAAATTACTCGTTATGATCTTCTGCCTTAACCTGTTTGGCGTATCGCAGCAGGCAGCGGCAGCAGAGAATAAAACCGTTGATGTGGTATTGATCGGCGGCGGCATCATGAGCGCGACATTGGGCACCTACCTGCATGAGCTGGAGCCAACCTGGACCATCGACATGTACGAGCGCATGAATGGCGTGGCGGAAGAGAGCTCCAACGGCTGGAACAACGCAGGTACCGGCCACTCCGCCTTCAGCGAAATGAACTACACCCCGGAAAAAGCCGATGGCAGCATCGACATCAGCAAGGCGGTAGTGGTTAACGAGTCTTTCGAAATCTCCCGTCAGTTCTGGTCTTATCAGGTGAAGAACGATGTCCTGAAAGATCCGAAATCCTTCATCAACAGCGTGCCGCACATGAGCTTCGTCTGGGGTGACGACAACGTCGACTTCCTGCGCAAACGCTATGCGGCGCTGCAGCACAGCACGCTGTTCCGCGGTATGGAATACTCGGAAGACGCCAACCAGATCAAACAGTGGGCGCCGCTGGTGATGAACGGCCGCGATCCGGCGCAGAAAATCGCCGCGACCCGCATGCCGCTGGGCACCGACGTCAACTTCGGCGTGATCACCCACCAGTTGGTCGATGCGCTGACCAAAAGCGACAAGTTCAAGCTGAACCTGAGCCACGAAGTGCGCGACATCAAGCGCAACGCGGACAACACCTGGAGCGTGACCGTTGCCGATCTGAACCGCGACGGTAAAGAAACCACCGTTAACGCCAAGTTCGTGTTCATCGGCGCGGGCGGCGCTTCCCTGACGCTGCTGCAGAAATCCGGCATTCCGGAAGCGGACGGCTACGGCGGCTTCCCGGTCGGCGGCCAGTTCCTGGTGACCACCAACCCTGAAGTGGCCAACCAGCACCTGGCCAAAGTCTATGGCCTGGCCAGCGTAGGTTCGCCGCCAATGTCGGTGCCGCATCTGGACACCCGCATGCTGGACGGCAAGCGCGTCCTGCTGTTCGGACCTTTCGCCACCTTCTCCAGCAAGTTCCTGAAAAACGGTTCGCTGTTCGATCTGCTGCACTCCCTGAGCACCTCGAACCTGATGCCGATGACCCACGTTGGTCTGGATAACTTCGATCTGGTGAAATACCTGGTTGGCCAGCTGATGATGAACGACGACGATCGCTTCGCCGCGCTGCAAGAGTATTTCCCGCAAGCCAAAAAGGAAGACTGGAAGCTGTGGACCGCCGGCCAGCGCGTGCAGATCATCAAGAAAGACGCCGACAAAGGCGGCGTGTTGCAGTTCGGCACCGAAGTCGTCAGCTCCGAAGACGGCAGCATCGCCGCCCTGCTGGGCGCATCGCCGGGCGCATCCACCGCGGCGCCAATCATGCTGCACCTGATGGAAAAAGTGTTCAAAGATAAAGTGGCGACGCCGGAATGGCAGAGCAAACTGAAAGAGATCATTCCGTCTTACGGCCAAAAGCTGAACGGCGATATTGAAATGACCAACAAGATCCGCGGCTACACCAGCAGCGTTCTGGGTCTGAACTACATCGAAGTGAAACCGGAAACCCACTGA
- a CDS encoding NmrA family NAD(P)-binding protein, with the protein MNSSEKDSPILVLGATGKTGRRVAERLQRLGMAVRPGHRGAAIPFDWQDSAGWQAALRGVKKVYLSYQPDLAAPGAVATVAHFCRLAVDGGVQKIVLLSGRGEDEARQAEQAVARSGADWTVLRASWFMQNFSESFILDELLNGALALPPGEIPEPFIDADDIAEAAVAALTRPGHENTLYELTGPRLMTFAQAVAEVAAASGREIRYRQVPVDEYVAYLRAAQLPAEWVALLAYLFGTVLDGRNASLTDGVQRCLGRAPRDFSAYTAAAAGVWQAQ; encoded by the coding sequence ATGAACAGCAGCGAAAAAGACTCACCTATTCTGGTGCTGGGCGCCACCGGCAAAACCGGGCGTCGCGTAGCGGAGCGCCTTCAGCGACTGGGCATGGCGGTGCGCCCCGGGCATCGCGGCGCCGCCATCCCCTTCGACTGGCAAGACAGCGCCGGCTGGCAAGCGGCCTTGCGCGGGGTGAAAAAGGTTTATCTCAGCTACCAGCCCGACCTGGCGGCGCCGGGCGCGGTGGCAACGGTCGCGCATTTTTGCCGTCTGGCGGTAGACGGCGGCGTACAGAAAATCGTGCTGCTCAGCGGGCGCGGCGAAGACGAAGCGCGGCAGGCGGAACAGGCGGTGGCCCGCAGCGGTGCAGACTGGACGGTATTGCGCGCCAGCTGGTTTATGCAGAACTTCAGCGAAAGCTTTATTCTCGACGAGCTGTTGAACGGCGCGCTCGCCCTGCCGCCCGGTGAAATTCCGGAGCCATTTATCGATGCCGATGATATCGCCGAGGCGGCGGTTGCCGCCCTCACCCGCCCCGGCCACGAAAATACGCTGTACGAACTGACCGGCCCGCGCCTGATGACCTTTGCCCAGGCGGTGGCTGAAGTCGCCGCCGCCAGCGGGCGTGAGATCCGCTACCGGCAGGTGCCGGTCGACGAGTATGTCGCTTATCTGCGCGCAGCGCAGCTGCCGGCAGAGTGGGTGGCGTTGCTGGCGTATTTGTTCGGCACCGTGCTGGATGGGCGCAACGCTTCATTGACCGACGGCGTTCAGCGCTGCCTGGGGCGCGCGCCGCGCGACTTCAGCGCCTATACCGCCGCCGCCGCCGGTGTCTGGCAAGCGCAATAA
- a CDS encoding acetyltransferase, translated as MEWSDVRIFLAELREMGAAGCVVLGNPHYYGRFGFDAQTSLTLPGVPQAYFRAITFRGALPQAEVAFHRAFDAIE; from the coding sequence ATGGAATGGAGCGATGTCCGGATATTTCTGGCGGAACTGCGGGAAATGGGCGCGGCAGGCTGCGTAGTATTGGGCAATCCGCACTACTACGGGCGCTTCGGCTTTGATGCGCAAACGTCGTTAACGCTGCCGGGCGTGCCGCAGGCATATTTCCGCGCAATCACCTTCCGCGGCGCTCTGCCGCAGGCGGAAGTCGCTTTTCACCGCGCGTTCGACGCCATCGAATAA
- a CDS encoding helix-turn-helix domain-containing protein produces the protein MDRVNIIHDLLDWIETHLDQPLLLDNVAAKSGYSKWHLQRMFRSTTGHALGSYIRERRLSQAAQALRSTPRPILDIALQYHFDSQPSFSRAFKKQFGKTPAVYRRTTRWDVAEVRPQPIAPLNGHRHESPGVHLWYAGKSVDGVCTSWMGLR, from the coding sequence ATGGATCGCGTCAATATCATTCACGATTTACTGGATTGGATTGAAACTCATCTGGATCAACCGCTGTTGCTGGACAACGTGGCGGCCAAGTCGGGCTACTCCAAGTGGCACCTGCAGCGCATGTTCCGCAGCACCACCGGCCATGCGTTGGGCAGCTACATTCGCGAGCGGCGCCTGTCGCAGGCGGCGCAGGCCCTGCGCTCTACCCCGCGGCCAATCCTCGATATCGCCCTGCAATACCATTTCGATTCCCAGCCGTCGTTTTCACGCGCCTTCAAAAAACAGTTCGGCAAAACGCCGGCGGTCTATCGCCGCACCACCCGCTGGGACGTGGCGGAAGTGCGCCCGCAGCCGATCGCGCCGCTGAACGGGCACCGTCACGAATCGCCGGGCGTGCACCTGTGGTACGCGGGGAAATCCGTGGACGGCGTTTGCACCAGCTGGATGGGCCTGCGTTGA
- a CDS encoding ABC-F family ATPase, giving the protein MLSTNNITMQFGSKPLFENISVKFGGGNRYGLIGANGCGKSTFMKILGGDLAPSGGNVFLDPNERLGKLRQDQFAFEQYSVLDTVIMGHTELWAVKEERDRIYAMAEMSEEDGYKVADLEVAYGEMDGYTAEARAGELLLGVGIPVEQHYGPMSEIAPGFKLRVLLAQALFSDPEILLLDEPTNNLDIDTIRWLEQVLNERNSTMIIISHDRHFLNMVCTHMADLDYGELRVYPGNYDEYMTAATQARERLMADNAKKKAQINELQSFVSRFSANASKSKQATSRARQIDKIQLEEVKASSRQNPFIRFEQDKKLFRNALEVEALSKGFDNGPLFSKFNLMVEVGEKVAVLGPNGIGKSTLLKTLVGDAQPDSGSVKWSENARIGYYAQDHEYEFDETLTVFDWMSQWKQEKDDEQAVRSVLGRLLFSQDDIKKRVKVLSGGEKGRMLFGKLMMQRPNILVMDEPTNHLDMESIESLNMALEMYEGTLIFVSHDREFVSSLATRVLEMTPNKVIDFTGNYEDYLRSQGIV; this is encoded by the coding sequence GTGTTAAGCACTAACAACATCACCATGCAGTTTGGCAGTAAGCCGCTGTTTGAAAATATCTCCGTCAAATTCGGCGGCGGTAACCGTTATGGCCTGATCGGGGCCAACGGCTGCGGCAAGTCCACCTTTATGAAAATCCTCGGCGGCGATCTGGCGCCGAGCGGCGGCAACGTGTTCCTCGACCCGAACGAACGCCTGGGTAAACTGCGTCAGGATCAGTTCGCCTTCGAACAATACAGCGTGCTCGACACCGTGATCATGGGCCACACCGAACTGTGGGCGGTGAAAGAAGAGCGCGACCGCATTTACGCCATGGCGGAAATGAGCGAAGAAGACGGCTATAAGGTCGCCGATCTGGAAGTGGCCTACGGCGAGATGGACGGTTACACCGCCGAAGCGCGCGCCGGCGAACTGCTGCTCGGCGTCGGCATCCCGGTTGAGCAACACTATGGCCCGATGAGCGAAATCGCACCGGGCTTCAAGCTGCGGGTGTTGCTGGCGCAGGCGCTGTTCTCCGATCCGGAAATCCTGCTGCTCGACGAACCGACCAACAACCTGGACATCGATACCATTCGCTGGCTGGAGCAGGTGCTGAACGAGCGCAACAGCACCATGATCATCATTTCGCACGACCGTCACTTCCTGAACATGGTGTGTACCCACATGGCGGATCTGGACTACGGCGAACTGCGCGTGTACCCGGGCAACTACGACGAATACATGACCGCCGCCACCCAGGCGCGCGAGCGTCTGATGGCCGACAACGCCAAGAAGAAAGCGCAAATCAACGAACTGCAGTCGTTCGTCAGCCGCTTCAGCGCCAACGCCTCCAAATCCAAGCAGGCCACCTCGCGCGCCCGCCAGATCGACAAGATCCAGCTGGAAGAAGTGAAGGCGTCGAGCCGTCAGAACCCGTTCATCCGCTTCGAGCAGGACAAGAAACTGTTCCGCAATGCGCTGGAAGTGGAAGCGCTGTCCAAGGGCTTCGACAACGGTCCGCTGTTCAGCAAGTTCAACCTGATGGTGGAAGTGGGCGAAAAAGTGGCGGTGCTGGGCCCGAACGGTATCGGTAAATCCACCCTGCTGAAAACGCTGGTGGGCGACGCGCAGCCGGACAGCGGCAGCGTGAAATGGTCGGAAAACGCCAGAATCGGTTACTACGCGCAGGATCACGAATACGAGTTCGATGAAACCCTGACGGTATTCGACTGGATGAGCCAGTGGAAACAGGAAAAAGACGACGAGCAGGCGGTGCGCAGCGTGCTGGGCCGCTTGCTGTTCAGCCAGGACGACATCAAGAAGCGCGTGAAGGTGCTGTCCGGGGGGGAGAAGGGCCGCATGCTGTTTGGCAAGCTGATGATGCAGCGTCCTAATATTTTGGTTATGGATGAACCAACCAACCACCTGGATATGGAATCGATCGAATCGCTGAACATGGCGTTGGAAATGTACGAAGGCACGCTGATCTTCGTTTCCCACGACCGTGAGTTCGTCAGCTCGCTGGCGACGCGCGTGCTGGAAATGACGCCGAACAAAGTGATCGACTTTACCGGCAATTACGAAGACTACCTGCGCAGCCAGGGCATCGTGTAA
- a CDS encoding antibiotic biosynthesis monooxygenase family protein, translated as MIAVIFELQAADGQRDTYLQLAAELKPLLAEIDGFISIERFQSLADPQRLLSLSFWRDEAAVQQWRNLERHRAAQAQGRREVLAQYRLRVAEVRRDYGLERRQEAPLDSRNYHAGD; from the coding sequence ATGATTGCCGTTATTTTTGAACTGCAGGCCGCCGACGGCCAGCGCGACACTTACCTGCAGCTGGCGGCGGAGCTTAAACCGCTGTTGGCGGAGATCGACGGGTTTATATCGATTGAACGTTTCCAAAGCTTGGCCGATCCGCAGCGCCTGCTGTCGTTGTCGTTCTGGCGCGATGAAGCGGCGGTGCAGCAATGGCGCAACCTGGAGCGGCACCGCGCCGCGCAGGCGCAAGGCCGCCGCGAAGTGCTGGCGCAGTACCGGCTGCGGGTGGCCGAGGTGAGGCGAGATTATGGCCTGGAACGGCGGCAGGAGGCGCCGCTGGACAGCCGGAATTATCACGCCGGCGATTGA
- a CDS encoding fimbrial protein, which produces MSSLLKHKNFGLAAGLLVTLGAFSQSSYALSCKQNGNIRQDIVLDKAIKVSTANTAPGALLWRSQTFTSSFQCTDDWNNPRGENAFLYWDPQTQMSKIHNSIEVGVTYNGIDIKPVKGAKQDVGPGTECRRSGSRCLSPAKSLTVTVSYAIYIKATGKAPPAGGKINDSNAYSVFQVDGVGGLNGTPNSNFNAYISGLGNIQFISCNPKITVVANNGSTVNFGTIPRQNAVAGKIEKQMPFSVTANMSDPTTGQDCQGETLQASFSSTYPVQDNNLILPTSDSGFGILISQAATPNTPIPMNSPVDLGLVNGTIVEKNFLASLKWLNTNPKVGPFSASANIDVTFK; this is translated from the coding sequence ATGTCTTCTTTGTTAAAGCATAAAAACTTCGGGCTGGCGGCGGGGCTGCTGGTCACGCTGGGGGCTTTCTCCCAGAGCAGCTACGCGCTGTCGTGCAAGCAGAACGGCAATATCCGTCAGGACATCGTGCTGGATAAAGCCATCAAGGTGTCTACCGCCAATACGGCGCCGGGCGCTTTGCTGTGGCGTTCGCAGACCTTCACCTCTTCGTTCCAGTGTACGGATGACTGGAACAACCCGAGAGGCGAAAACGCCTTCCTGTATTGGGATCCTCAAACGCAAATGAGCAAGATCCACAATTCGATCGAGGTCGGCGTCACCTATAACGGCATTGATATCAAACCGGTCAAGGGCGCGAAGCAGGACGTCGGCCCCGGCACCGAGTGCCGCCGCTCCGGCAGCCGCTGTTTGTCCCCGGCCAAATCGCTGACGGTGACGGTGTCCTACGCCATTTACATCAAGGCGACCGGCAAGGCGCCGCCGGCGGGCGGCAAGATCAACGACAGCAATGCCTATTCGGTATTCCAGGTCGATGGGGTGGGCGGTCTGAACGGGACGCCGAACAGCAACTTTAACGCCTATATTTCCGGGCTGGGCAATATTCAGTTCATTTCCTGCAACCCGAAAATCACCGTGGTGGCCAACAACGGCTCCACCGTGAATTTTGGCACCATTCCGCGCCAGAATGCGGTAGCGGGCAAGATTGAAAAGCAAATGCCGTTCTCGGTAACCGCCAACATGTCGGATCCGACCACCGGTCAGGACTGCCAGGGGGAAACGCTGCAGGCCAGCTTCAGCTCCACCTATCCGGTTCAGGACAACAATCTGATCCTGCCGACCAGCGACAGCGGCTTCGGCATTTTGATTTCGCAGGCGGCGACGCCGAATACGCCGATCCCGATGAACAGCCCGGTCGATCTGGGCCTGGTCAACGGCACCATCGTCGAGAAAAACTTTTTGGCCAGCCTGAAGTGGCTGAACACCAACCCTAAAGTGGGGCCGTTCAGCGCCTCGGCGAATATCGACGTGACCTTTAAATAG
- the phoA gene encoding alkaline phosphatase produces the protein MQPAVSLLAGAVLSALLCSSAIADDAPAPGAGLSDRAARGNIAEPGGARRLSGDQTAALRASLSDKTVKNVILLIGDGMGDSEITSARNYAEGAGGYFKGIDALPLTGQYTHYSLDKKSHKPNYVTDSAASATAWSTGVKTYNGALGVDVNGKDRPTLLEIAKAAGKATGNVSTAELQDATPAAQVSHVTSRKCYGPEETSEKCAANALENGGRGSITEQLLKTRADVSLGGGAKSFNQQAKSGEWQGKSLKEQAVAQGYQWVGDADGLRAVTLANQQKPLLGLFADGNMPVRWQGPKASYHGNIDKPAVACENNPARTAAVPTLAAMTEKAIDLLKTNPNGFFLQVEGASIDKQDHEANPCGQFGETVDLDEAVQKALAFARADGNTLVIVTADHAHSSQIIAVDAKAPGLTQTLTTKDGAPMTISYGNAEEGSQGHTGTQLRVAAYGPHAANVVGLTDQTDLFFTMRDAMGIK, from the coding sequence ATGCAACCTGCTGTTTCCCTGCTCGCCGGCGCCGTGTTATCCGCCCTGCTGTGCTCTTCCGCCATCGCCGATGACGCCCCTGCCCCTGGCGCCGGGCTTAGCGACCGCGCGGCGCGCGGCAATATCGCCGAACCGGGCGGCGCCCGTCGCCTGAGCGGCGACCAAACCGCCGCGCTGAGGGCCTCGCTGTCGGATAAAACGGTGAAGAACGTCATTTTACTGATCGGCGACGGCATGGGCGATTCCGAAATCACTTCGGCGCGCAACTACGCCGAAGGCGCCGGCGGCTATTTCAAAGGTATCGACGCGCTGCCGTTGACCGGCCAATACACCCACTATTCGCTGGACAAGAAAAGCCACAAGCCGAATTACGTTACCGACTCCGCCGCCTCCGCCACCGCCTGGTCCACCGGGGTAAAAACCTATAACGGCGCGCTCGGGGTGGATGTAAACGGCAAAGATCGGCCGACGTTGCTGGAGATCGCCAAAGCGGCCGGCAAGGCTACCGGCAACGTCTCCACCGCCGAACTGCAGGATGCTACGCCGGCGGCGCAGGTGTCGCACGTCACCTCGCGCAAATGCTATGGTCCGGAAGAAACCAGCGAGAAGTGCGCCGCCAATGCGCTGGAAAACGGCGGCCGCGGCTCGATTACCGAACAGCTGCTGAAAACCCGTGCCGACGTCAGCCTGGGCGGCGGCGCAAAATCCTTCAATCAGCAAGCGAAAAGCGGCGAATGGCAGGGAAAATCACTGAAGGAGCAGGCCGTCGCTCAGGGTTACCAGTGGGTCGGCGATGCCGACGGCCTGCGGGCGGTGACGCTGGCCAACCAGCAAAAACCGCTGCTGGGGCTGTTTGCCGATGGCAACATGCCGGTGCGCTGGCAGGGGCCGAAAGCCTCTTACCACGGCAATATCGACAAGCCGGCGGTCGCCTGCGAGAACAACCCGGCGCGCACCGCCGCCGTGCCAACGCTGGCGGCGATGACCGAAAAAGCCATCGACCTGCTGAAAACCAACCCGAACGGTTTCTTCCTGCAGGTGGAAGGCGCCTCGATCGACAAGCAGGACCATGAGGCCAATCCGTGCGGCCAGTTCGGCGAAACCGTCGATCTGGACGAAGCGGTGCAAAAAGCGCTGGCCTTCGCCCGCGCCGACGGCAACACCCTGGTGATCGTTACCGCCGATCACGCCCACTCCAGCCAGATAATCGCCGTCGACGCCAAGGCGCCGGGCCTGACCCAAACGCTGACCACCAAAGACGGCGCGCCGATGACCATCAGCTACGGCAATGCGGAAGAAGGCTCGCAGGGCCACACCGGCACCCAGCTGCGGGTGGCGGCCTACGGCCCGCATGCCGCCAACGTGGTCGGCCTGACCGATCAGACCGATCTGTTCTTCACCATGCGCGACGCGATGGGCATCAAGTAA
- a CDS encoding TetR/AcrR family transcriptional regulator yields MNGKQKNILPLRRKPSQTRSREKVKLILDCATELIARQGSDAMRMSEVAQKAGISIGALYQYFPDKTAIVRVLAQRYNQEARECIEQGLAQADSLPRLVDAFNGLIDEYYALFMAEPVMRDIWAATQTSQALREEEVAESRLNGALLAAAIARLRPQAERTAIEQSAFLLMHLGEATMRLAVSTGPQEGRALVDGYKRMAAKVLTDA; encoded by the coding sequence ATGAATGGCAAGCAAAAAAATATTCTGCCGCTGCGGCGTAAACCCAGCCAAACGCGCAGCCGCGAAAAGGTCAAGCTGATCCTGGATTGCGCGACCGAGCTGATCGCCCGGCAGGGCAGCGACGCGATGCGCATGAGCGAAGTGGCGCAGAAGGCCGGCATTTCCATCGGCGCGCTGTACCAATACTTTCCGGATAAAACCGCCATCGTGCGGGTGCTGGCGCAGCGATACAATCAGGAGGCGCGCGAGTGCATTGAACAGGGCCTGGCTCAGGCGGATTCGCTGCCGCGCCTGGTCGACGCCTTTAATGGCCTGATCGACGAGTACTACGCGCTGTTTATGGCGGAGCCGGTCATGCGCGATATCTGGGCGGCGACCCAGACCAGCCAGGCGCTGCGTGAGGAGGAGGTGGCGGAAAGCCGGCTAAACGGCGCGCTGCTGGCGGCGGCGATAGCGCGCCTGCGGCCGCAGGCGGAGCGTACGGCCATAGAGCAATCGGCCTTTTTGCTGATGCATCTGGGGGAAGCGACGATGCGGCTGGCGGTGAGCACCGGGCCGCAAGAGGGGCGGGCGTTGGTGGACGGCTACAAGCGGATGGCGGCCAAGGTGCTGACCGACGCCTGA
- a CDS encoding ArsR/SmtB family transcription factor, with the protein MDNMDIEHRLAALSAAIADRTRARMLCLLMDGRAYTATELSAAADVAASTASGHLARLLEQRLIACVRQGRYRYFRLAGQPVATALEGLMALAGVERPVVKSSTPSSLQFARTCYDHMAGEVAVKLHDRLHARGWLTGDEDYRLSAAGAAALAQLGVDCSPAPSRRRFACGCLDWSERKAHLGGALGAALLAAFIKRGWLLRRLDSRELSLTAGGKKALAAHFDLTL; encoded by the coding sequence ATGGATAACATGGATATTGAACATCGTTTGGCGGCGCTGAGCGCCGCTATCGCCGACCGCACCCGGGCGCGCATGCTGTGCCTGCTGATGGACGGCCGCGCCTATACCGCCACCGAGCTCAGCGCGGCGGCCGACGTCGCCGCCTCTACCGCCAGCGGCCATCTGGCGCGCCTGCTGGAACAGCGGCTGATCGCCTGCGTCAGGCAGGGGCGCTATCGCTATTTCCGCCTGGCCGGGCAACCGGTAGCCACCGCGCTCGAGGGGCTGATGGCGTTGGCCGGCGTCGAACGCCCGGTGGTAAAAAGCAGCACGCCGAGCTCGCTGCAGTTTGCCCGCACCTGTTATGACCATATGGCCGGCGAAGTGGCGGTGAAACTGCATGACCGTCTGCATGCCCGGGGCTGGCTGACGGGCGATGAAGACTATCGGCTCAGCGCCGCCGGCGCCGCCGCGTTGGCGCAGCTGGGCGTCGATTGTTCGCCGGCCCCTTCTCGCCGGCGTTTCGCCTGTGGCTGCCTGGACTGGAGCGAGCGCAAGGCCCACCTCGGCGGCGCATTGGGGGCGGCGTTGCTGGCGGCCTTTATCAAACGGGGCTGGCTCCTGCGCCGGTTGGACAGCCGCGAGCTCAGCCTCACCGCCGGCGGTAAAAAAGCGCTGGCAGCACATTTTGACCTCACGCTGTAA
- a CDS encoding glutathione S-transferase N-terminal domain-containing protein, which produces MLDQSQFPITRLWPAQHPERLQLYSLPTPNGVKVSIMLEEIGLPYEPHLIDIGKNETWTPEFLSLNPNGKIPAILDPDGPGGKPLALFESGAILLYLAEKSGKFLPQDPARRYETIQWVFFQMAAVGPMFGQLGFFHKFAGREYEDKRPLERYKNESKRLLGVLESRLEGRDWIMGEEYGIADISLLGWVRNLIGFYEARELVEFDGFPRVGRWLERGLARPAVQRGLNIPARDV; this is translated from the coding sequence ATGCTCGATCAATCTCAATTCCCGATCACCAGGCTCTGGCCGGCCCAGCACCCGGAGCGGCTGCAGCTGTACTCACTGCCGACGCCGAACGGCGTCAAAGTGTCCATCATGCTGGAAGAGATCGGCCTGCCCTATGAACCGCACCTGATCGATATCGGCAAAAACGAAACCTGGACGCCGGAGTTCCTGTCGCTGAACCCGAACGGCAAGATCCCGGCGATCCTCGATCCCGATGGCCCGGGCGGCAAGCCGCTGGCGCTGTTCGAATCCGGCGCCATCCTGCTGTATCTGGCGGAGAAGAGCGGCAAATTCCTGCCGCAGGATCCCGCCCGGCGCTATGAAACCATTCAATGGGTGTTCTTCCAGATGGCGGCGGTCGGCCCGATGTTTGGCCAGCTCGGCTTCTTCCACAAATTCGCCGGGCGCGAATATGAGGACAAACGGCCGCTGGAGCGCTACAAGAATGAATCCAAACGCCTGCTGGGCGTGCTGGAAAGCCGCCTCGAAGGGCGCGACTGGATTATGGGTGAGGAATACGGCATCGCCGATATCTCGCTGCTGGGCTGGGTACGCAACCTGATCGGTTTCTACGAGGCGCGCGAACTGGTGGAATTCGACGGCTTCCCGCGCGTTGGCCGATGGCTGGAACGCGGCCTGGCGCGGCCGGCCGTGCAGCGCGGCCTGAACATTCCGGCGCGAGACGTCTGA
- a CDS encoding ABC transporter substrate-binding protein, whose protein sequence is MKKLGLAIALGKDANSHTRTFIEAINYSLKHFPEFKKNTLKIVNDEKSPAGGKRAAIELIEWGAKVVVGHFSSFAALAALPLYIRQSIPLILPASTARELGKYNKVNRTEVLKYQKDDAALMAYCVDDSIINCQGGNVYAVVQDNPYANHMIEHLPLLADVRVIRELPEQVEKEDSFILIGYSDFASAIIKRLSQTQIYRILLVDDSDSVEVYNSCLLRPQRLSRVRSASHISRHGMIRPYWNETLLALSLACSIAPQPEAASGDELSFSTYLGLQYFDKSNCYGDCVLVSDDLD, encoded by the coding sequence ATGAAAAAGCTCGGACTGGCGATTGCGTTAGGGAAAGATGCCAACAGCCATACGCGAACCTTTATTGAGGCTATCAATTATAGCCTCAAGCATTTCCCGGAATTCAAAAAAAACACGTTGAAAATCGTCAACGATGAAAAATCACCGGCAGGGGGAAAGCGCGCCGCTATTGAGTTAATTGAATGGGGCGCTAAAGTGGTTGTCGGACATTTTTCCAGTTTTGCCGCGTTGGCGGCATTACCGTTATACATCCGGCAATCAATTCCACTGATCCTACCGGCCTCGACAGCGCGTGAGCTTGGCAAATATAACAAGGTTAACAGAACCGAGGTGTTGAAATACCAGAAAGATGACGCCGCCTTGATGGCCTATTGCGTTGATGACAGCATTATTAATTGCCAGGGCGGAAACGTTTATGCGGTGGTACAGGATAACCCTTATGCCAATCACATGATAGAACATCTCCCTTTGCTGGCCGATGTTCGAGTTATCCGGGAACTGCCTGAGCAAGTCGAAAAAGAAGACTCGTTTATTCTCATTGGCTACAGCGATTTTGCATCAGCAATCATCAAGCGACTGTCACAGACACAGATATATCGAATCTTGCTGGTAGATGATTCAGATAGTGTTGAAGTGTACAATTCATGCCTTCTGCGGCCTCAACGCTTGTCACGTGTTCGTTCGGCATCGCATATTTCACGACATGGTATGATACGCCCATACTGGAATGAAACCTTGCTCGCGTTATCGCTGGCCTGCAGCATTGCACCGCAGCCTGAAGCAGCAAGTGGGGATGAATTAAGCTTCAGCACTTATCTTGGGTTACAGTATTTCGATAAGTCTAATTGCTATGGCGATTGCGTATTGGTCTCAGACGACCTGGATTAA